Below is a genomic region from Microscilla marina ATCC 23134.
TTAACTTCGTTGAGCTCACAAGTTCGGTTTACAGTATTTAACAAGGTAAACATTTACTCGAATCAGCTATGGACTACCGACTAAATACTATGGACTATTGTAATTAGTATCAAACCTTACAAAATTACCTGACAACAATATGAAGATCAATCAACAGTTTAATCAATTACGTTATGCGCGACTAAAAGAAATCATTGTGAACCATAAAAAATACACTGATTTTAATACCTTGGGCATTTACCGGGCAATAGTAGAACACGAAAAACTGAGCACCGAACAAAAAATTGACATTAGAGACTTAGCCAATGAGTACTTTAGCAAAACTTTCAATTTTTTGCAGGTTAAAGATCCCCGCACCTATTTTGCCCTGACAATATTGGGCGAAGAAGATGAGTTGACAGTGGCAGATGAAGCTAAAATATGGGAAGATATTCGTCGAAACAAAGAAAAGATTCTCAAAGCCAAGCGTATCAAACACCGCAATTTTGGGTATTACTCTAAGCACAATTGTGGCGATGATGCCTGTGTATACAATGGGGTGATGTTTAAAGAGGGTTCTCGTCATCTGTTATAGCAAAAAAAACACATTTGTCTACTCCCTTTTTATGTGGCTACTGTCTATCAGATAGAGTTTAGAACATAACAACTATACAATACAAATGATGCAAACATTATTTTTATCATTGATGACTGCCTTGAGTACTTTTTTTGCTGTACCCACAACAAAATCACCTGGTATAGACAAACAGTATATTTATCAACATTGGGTGATTTCGGCAAAAGAGTCTACCAAAACAGTTACTGTGTACCGCCCTCATCACCTGGCAGATGCAAAAGGGATAGAAATGAGGCATAAACACGCAGGGATGATTATCAAAAAAGGAGGAAAGTTTCGTCAGTTGCGCTGGAGAATGTGTGGCAATGATACGGGACCTTCGGGGTATGACTACCAATGGAAATGGCAAACTCAAGGGGCATCTCAAACTCTTTTGGTAATCAAGAAAAAAGCTACTTACAAAGTATTGGCACTTAGTAAAGATATGCTAAAAGTAGAGAAGCTAAGCAAGTAATTAAGATAATACAAATAATTTTATTTGAACCTGTCAGGGAGAAGTCTCTGACAGGTTTTTTTATGTAGTCAAGGAAAAAATAACGTTTATTTATGTAGTGTCTTTTTTTACATGGTCACAAATAATGGCAGTCGCCATGGCTACATTGAGCGATTCTGCCTGCCCAAAGCGGGGAATAGTGATTTTTTGCTGAATGTGTGATGCCATAGATGCTCTGATGCCTTTCGACTCGTTGCCCAATACTATATAGCCCGCCTCTTTTGGGAAAGACCATTCGTGCAAGTTCGCTCCATCCAAAAAAGCGCCATATACTTTAGGTGCTGCCAGCGAGGGGAAGTAGGCCTCTAAATCGGTGTAATGAATGTTTACCCTAAGAAAAGACCCCATACAAGAGGCGATTACTTTGGGGTTGTAAACGTCAACTGTGTCGGGCGAGCAGAGGATAGAACGTATACCATACCAATCGGCAATGCGTACAATGGTGCCAAGGTTGCCAGGATCTTGAATACCATCCAGTACCAA
It encodes:
- a CDS encoding RNA methyltransferase produces the protein MPDTNISKRQYKLLHSLQVKKYRKQHQAFLVEGEKSVVETLQSAYRVSELYCTADFAQNYAPIIETSATKVLVATANELKKGSHFQTNNSCLAIVQLPEPTPIAPLAQNEYALVLDGIQDPGNLGTIVRIADWYGIRSILCSPDTVDVYNPKVIASCMGSFLRVNIHYTDLEAYFPSLAAPKVYGAFLDGANLHEWSFPKEAGYIVLGNESKGIRASMASHIQQKITIPRFGQAESLNVAMATAIICDHVKKDTT